Below is a genomic region from Sorghum bicolor cultivar BTx623 chromosome 9, Sorghum_bicolor_NCBIv3, whole genome shotgun sequence.
CTTCATTGTTTAGAATTAGGCCTATAGTTACTTTTATCATAAAAGCTTTATTTACCCAAAGATATTTAGTTGTAATAAGTTGATATGATTCCTTTTCATCAGAAATTGGGGATACAATCCAATACTACATTACATTATTTATAAAAGGTTTTGGACCTAAAATGTTaagctttttttcttcttccaaCACACTTTCATACTAGAAACTTGTTACATTAGCGTCCTTAGGGCATGTACCGCCTAACAAGCATCTAGTAAATCGTCTTACCGCTATGTCTACATATCACAGCGTAGCATAAATTGACGCAACGGTTTAGCTTCTCTCTAACAAATAAAATTACAATACCTATTCTATACAGCACAACCATTTTATGTCTTTCTACAGCTTAACATTTGTTGGTGGGAGggtcattttttattttctattagTTCCTTCTCTCTCTAAGATTTGTACTTGCTCCTGTTTTAACTTATCTTACCTTAATGCCTTATCATGGATGCAATGGGCTAGTTCTCCATTTAGAGGAGCTAGCAAGTCGTAGGGACACTTTGATAGAGCTTCACTTCCTGATTCTCCGAAGGAGTGATTCCAGTAGGGAGCAGGTGAGAATCAATTATGAAGTGATTCATGTGGCAAATGAATAATGGGGAGCAACAGGAAGCGCTGGAGAGCGGGTTTCTAGCTCCCAGCTCGTAGCGTAAACGAAGAAGTGATTCTCATCAGCTCCACACTAAATTCAGTTGCATTTTAAGTGTTTGGCAGAGCTCTATGGTAACTGAGAGTTAAACTAGGGCTAGGAGCGACAGGTTTCTCTATAGGACAAGGGTTGCACATGtccttagactatctccaacaatctttACCTAAACGCGAGATGCATTTGATGGTTTTGTTGCACACAGGAGAAAAATTTGGCACCCAAAACTTCTTTTTTCCCACAGAGGACGCAAAAAAGAAACCCACTGCGCCACCCACCAAGCCCCGATGAGCGCCGCTCAcgcctccatgcatgcgacccgCTGGCATGGAGCCTCCTCACTGCGCTGCGTGCTCCGCGCCACCTCCTACGGCCCCACCACATTGACGACGCAAGGATTTGGGTCAAGGAGagagatgatgaaaataggaTGCATATCTAGGTTCCCTCTCTCCTATCAAAAAAGGTGCTCCCTAGTCCAGCTCCTTGCCCTAGTCCCTTCCTATTTTATTGGATGATGTTTTTTTAATGTGCAAGACGCAAAAATAGGTTTGGGTAGCGATATGCGTAGTTTATCGGAGACAGTCTTACCCAAGTTTACCATTATATCTATGAGACTGACATTTACTTTATCTAGAGAAAATAGAATAACCAAAATTATTATTATCCCCTCAATTAATTTTGGTTTAGATAATCCCCTCAATTAATTTTGGTTTAGGTAGTTCAATGCCTTCAACGATTTTTGGGAATTGCGATTTGTCCCTTGAGGATTGATTGCTCGGCTCGCCTCCACTTTGCTTCTTCTACTCGACCAAGCAAGCAACTACCAGTCGGTTCCTCCCACCCCGTTCATTCACCACGTGACGCCATCTGGACCCCACCGTTGCCCGTCACCTTCCGCGTGACGTCACTCCCCCATGTGCGCGAGGTGCTATATATACTGGCCTCCCCCCACGTCCTCCGGCCCGGGATCTTGACGGCGACCACCCAACCAGCCAGccgctccactcatcaagaggGTTCACGCCGTGAACTAGTCTGTCTGCCGTCGTAGCCGCAGGCCGCAGCGCGCTAACCATCATCGATCTCCACGGCCGCCACATGCAGGGAGGCGGCGGCGTGAGCTGCGCGGTGGCCGGCGAGGCGCCGACGCCCGGGCCGCCGCACCACCGGCACCGCGTGGGCGCGGGGGGCCGGCTGGGCCTGACCATCGACCCGGCGGGCGGCGACGACGGGGAGGCCCCCGCGGAGCGGATCGGGCGGCTGGTCCGGGAGAGCCCCGTGGTAATCTTCGCCCGGCGCGGGTGCTGCATGTGCCACGTGATGCGGCAGCTGCTGGCGGCCGTGGGCGCGCACGCCACGGTGATCGAGGTGGAGGAGGCcgccgaggaggaggccgccgcgtccgccgccgccgccgccgccgtccccgcGCTCTTCGTCGGCGGCG
It encodes:
- the LOC8055717 gene encoding glutaredoxin-C7, yielding MQGGGGVSCAVAGEAPTPGPPHHRHRVGAGGRLGLTIDPAGGDDGEAPAERIGRLVRESPVVIFARRGCCMCHVMRQLLAAVGAHATVIEVEEAAEEEAAASAAAAAAVPALFVGGAPVGGLDGLMGLHLSGLLVPRLREVGALCG